Proteins co-encoded in one Vampirovibrio chlorellavorus genomic window:
- the mtaB gene encoding tRNA (N(6)-L-threonylcarbamoyladenosine(37)-C(2))-methylthiotransferase MtaB, translated as MSSSPSHQPQKTRPPQAQPDLESLNAQKNPGKKQEPNPERTVAFYTLGCKANQLETSTLANQFQDQGWRIVPFDEAAEVYVVNTCTVTERSDQESKRIIRRARLSNPSARIAATGCFAQVAPDELAALDGISFVIGNNFKDQLVQIVQDTPPSDRPLVQVSEIDKSRIMEGASSAAIDRTRGSLKIQDGCDYKCTYCIIWEARGLSRSLPVEDIKVQLQRMLDEGFKEIGLTGINIGQYEHEGADLADLLRELIQTPGPFRLRLTSLDPMEVSEKLIDVVRDSHGKICPHFHLSAQSAEDYVLKRMGRRHHVADMERVCHSIAQKIPQASVGSDIIVGFPGETAERFEATYQTLKNTYMNYFHVFSYSKRKGTPAATFPDQVPEREKKARAQRLRALSDEKTLAYRQAFLGQTLHVIVEESESGEPLKGMSENYLKVHIEPHGLPLQANDWICAEVVDVSVDTVQVKALGVLA; from the coding sequence ATGAGTTCCTCGCCCTCCCACCAGCCCCAAAAAACCCGCCCTCCTCAGGCCCAGCCGGACCTGGAAAGCCTGAACGCCCAGAAAAACCCGGGGAAAAAACAGGAACCAAACCCGGAGAGAACGGTGGCCTTTTACACCCTGGGCTGCAAGGCCAACCAGCTGGAGACCTCCACTCTGGCCAACCAGTTTCAGGATCAGGGCTGGCGCATTGTCCCCTTTGACGAAGCGGCGGAAGTGTATGTGGTCAATACCTGCACGGTGACCGAGCGCAGCGATCAGGAGTCCAAACGCATCATCCGCCGGGCCAGACTGTCCAACCCCAGCGCCCGGATTGCCGCCACCGGCTGCTTTGCCCAGGTGGCCCCGGATGAGTTGGCGGCTCTGGACGGCATCAGCTTTGTGATTGGCAACAACTTTAAAGACCAACTGGTTCAAATTGTGCAGGACACCCCACCGTCGGATCGCCCGCTGGTGCAAGTGTCTGAAATCGACAAAAGCCGCATCATGGAAGGGGCTTCCTCGGCGGCCATCGATCGCACCCGTGGCAGCCTGAAGATTCAGGATGGCTGCGATTACAAATGCACCTACTGCATCATCTGGGAGGCCCGAGGCCTCAGCCGCAGCTTGCCGGTGGAAGACATCAAGGTGCAACTCCAGCGCATGCTGGATGAAGGCTTCAAGGAAATAGGGCTGACCGGCATCAACATTGGCCAGTACGAGCATGAGGGGGCAGATCTGGCCGACCTGTTGCGTGAGCTGATTCAGACACCGGGCCCATTTCGTTTGCGCTTGACCTCGCTGGACCCCATGGAAGTGAGCGAGAAGCTGATTGACGTGGTGCGGGATTCCCACGGCAAAATTTGCCCGCACTTTCATCTCTCCGCCCAAAGCGCCGAGGATTACGTGCTGAAACGCATGGGCCGCCGGCACCATGTGGCCGATATGGAGCGGGTTTGCCACTCCATCGCCCAGAAAATCCCGCAGGCCTCGGTGGGGTCTGACATCATTGTGGGTTTCCCCGGGGAGACGGCAGAGCGCTTTGAGGCCACTTACCAGACGCTGAAAAACACGTATATGAACTACTTCCACGTGTTCAGCTACTCCAAGCGCAAAGGGACGCCAGCGGCCACCTTCCCCGATCAGGTGCCGGAGCGGGAGAAAAAAGCCCGTGCCCAGCGCTTGCGGGCATTATCCGATGAGAAAACGCTGGCTTATCGGCAAGCCTTTTTGGGGCAAACCCTGCACGTGATTGTGGAAGAAAGCGAATCGGGCGAGCCGTTGAAAGGCATGAGCGAGAACTATCTGAAAGTCCACATTGAGCCCCATGGCCTGCCCCTGCAAGCCAACGACTGGATCTGCGCAGAAGTGGTGGACGTAAGTGTGGATACCGTTCAAGTCAAGGCCTTGGGTGTATTGGCTTAA
- a CDS encoding CopG family ribbon-helix-helix protein encodes MAKVLISMREDFLDKIDEIADSEQRTRSELIRQALRVYMRRRTPGNPLMDSILLE; translated from the coding sequence ATGGCCAAGGTTTTGATTTCAATGCGTGAGGATTTTTTGGACAAAATTGATGAAATTGCCGACTCTGAGCAGCGCACCCGGAGCGAACTCATTCGTCAGGCCCTGCGTGTCTACATGCGTCGTCGTACTCCTGGCAATCCCCTGATGGATTCTATTTTGCTGGAGTAA
- a CDS encoding CopG family ribbon-helix-helix protein, with product MVKASKSTRVLISLPEKFLSEIDLLADEEQRSRSELIREALRNYIRQHEADSYKSQIIE from the coding sequence ATGGTTAAAGCGTCTAAGAGTACTCGGGTCCTGATTTCCCTGCCCGAAAAGTTTTTATCGGAGATTGATTTGCTGGCCGATGAAGAGCAGCGCTCTCGCAGTGAATTGATTCGTGAAGCCCTGCGGAACTACATCCGTCAGCATGAAGCGGATTCCTACAAGTCCCAAATTATTGAGTAG
- the purB gene encoding adenylosuccinate lyase, giving the protein MIERYTLPEMSALWTREAIFETWLTVELAVLQVQEEMGLVPAGVCADVRAKARFDIARIDEIEAEVRHDVIAFLTNVAESVGENSRFVHMGLTSSDLLDTALSLQIQSAGVLVQEKLTQVIDTVKQKALAHRDTVMVGRSHGIHGEPITFGLKLLNWLDELQRQQTRLTDALEENRVGQMSGAMGSYSNIDPAVEERVCALLNLKPARTSTQVISRDLHAQLFMALANLATSLEKFSVEIRGLQKTDILEVEEGFAKGQKGSSAMPHKRNPVSSENLTGLARLVRSYVTPALENAVLWHERDISHSSVERVMFPDVFILMHYMLNRFNGVMRDLVVHADNMRANMNRFGGIIFSQRVLLKLVDKGMSREDAYRLTQKNAHAAWNVAGGDFRANLLADPEVCEALSVAEIEACFDVADYLRNVPAIYERFGL; this is encoded by the coding sequence ATGATTGAACGCTACACCCTGCCCGAAATGTCGGCCTTATGGACCCGGGAGGCCATTTTTGAAACCTGGCTGACCGTTGAACTGGCCGTGTTGCAAGTGCAGGAGGAAATGGGTCTGGTGCCCGCCGGGGTTTGCGCCGACGTGCGCGCCAAAGCCCGCTTTGACATTGCCCGCATCGATGAGATTGAGGCCGAGGTGCGGCACGATGTCATTGCCTTCCTCACCAATGTGGCCGAATCCGTGGGGGAAAATTCCCGTTTTGTGCATATGGGACTGACCAGCTCCGATTTGCTGGATACGGCCCTTTCCCTGCAAATTCAGTCGGCTGGGGTATTGGTGCAGGAGAAGTTGACCCAGGTGATTGACACCGTGAAGCAAAAGGCCCTGGCCCACCGGGACACCGTTATGGTGGGCCGTTCTCACGGCATTCATGGGGAACCCATTACCTTTGGCCTTAAGTTGCTGAACTGGCTGGATGAATTGCAACGCCAGCAAACGCGTTTAACCGATGCCCTGGAGGAAAACCGGGTGGGGCAGATGAGTGGGGCCATGGGCTCCTACTCCAATATTGATCCGGCGGTGGAGGAGCGGGTTTGTGCCTTGCTGAACCTGAAGCCCGCTCGCACCTCCACACAAGTCATTTCTCGAGACCTGCATGCCCAGCTCTTTATGGCGCTGGCCAATCTGGCCACTTCCCTTGAAAAATTCTCGGTGGAAATCCGGGGCCTGCAGAAAACGGACATTCTGGAAGTGGAAGAGGGCTTTGCCAAGGGGCAAAAAGGCTCTTCGGCCATGCCGCACAAACGCAACCCGGTCAGCTCCGAGAATCTAACGGGTCTGGCCCGACTGGTGCGCTCTTACGTGACCCCGGCCCTGGAAAACGCCGTGTTATGGCACGAGCGGGATATCAGCCACAGTTCCGTGGAGCGGGTCATGTTTCCCGATGTGTTTATCCTGATGCACTACATGCTGAACCGCTTTAACGGAGTGATGCGGGATTTGGTGGTACATGCCGACAACATGCGGGCCAATATGAACCGCTTTGGGGGCATCATTTTCTCCCAGCGGGTGCTGCTGAAGCTGGTGGATAAAGGCATGAGCCGTGAGGACGCTTACCGGCTGACCCAGAAAAACGCCCACGCCGCCTGGAATGTGGCTGGCGGGGATTTCCGGGCCAACCTGCTGGCCGACCCGGAAGTGTGCGAGGCGTTGAGCGTTGCGGAAATCGAAGCCTGCTTTGATGTGGCCGATTACCTGCGCAATGTGCCAGCCATCTATGAGCGTTTTGGGCTATAG
- a CDS encoding mechanosensitive ion channel family protein, translated as MRLYIPDELQALASRVLPLLDWTLWLWPVLYVAIGTAAGFLAERIMRNATHRLLSRVYPAMNGSLDRMLSGLLPWLFGLWGSYGATYQMPFLSAESLEIVRKALFIVAMLIAIRFFGRVSVALTRFYLDHTQALKALPNTSIFENIIRLLVFLCGSIVLLQSLGISVLPLITALGVGGLAISLALQDTLANMFAGIQMILARQIKVGDFVRLESGQEGFIQDIGWRNTVIRQLSNNLVLVPNAKMSSTIITNFALPIPEMSTLVEVSVGYASDLQQVERVIQSVAKEVLQRTLGAVIDFDPFIRYHTFGESGIGLTVILRIQGFEDQYAVKHEFIKALHARFQAEGIEIPFPRRVVHLEPQLRSAVLAGGV; from the coding sequence ATGCGACTATACATCCCCGATGAATTGCAGGCGTTGGCCAGCCGGGTGCTTCCCCTGCTGGACTGGACCTTGTGGCTTTGGCCGGTGTTGTATGTGGCAATCGGCACAGCGGCAGGCTTTCTGGCGGAGCGCATCATGCGCAACGCGACGCATCGTTTGCTGAGTCGGGTTTATCCGGCCATGAATGGCTCACTGGATCGCATGCTGAGCGGATTGCTGCCCTGGCTGTTCGGGTTGTGGGGGAGTTATGGGGCTACTTACCAAATGCCCTTCCTCTCCGCGGAGAGTCTGGAAATTGTGCGCAAGGCCCTGTTTATCGTGGCCATGCTGATTGCCATCCGCTTCTTCGGGCGAGTGTCCGTTGCCCTGACCCGCTTTTACCTGGATCATACTCAGGCCCTGAAGGCCCTGCCCAATACCTCCATTTTTGAGAACATTATCCGGTTGCTGGTGTTTTTGTGCGGCTCCATTGTGTTGCTGCAAAGTCTGGGGATATCGGTACTGCCCCTCATCACCGCGTTGGGGGTCGGTGGCTTGGCCATTTCTCTGGCCTTGCAGGATACCTTGGCCAACATGTTCGCCGGCATTCAGATGATTTTGGCCCGGCAGATCAAGGTGGGTGACTTTGTGCGTCTGGAATCGGGGCAGGAAGGCTTTATTCAGGACATTGGCTGGCGGAACACGGTCATTCGTCAGCTCAGCAACAATTTGGTGCTGGTACCCAACGCCAAGATGTCCTCCACCATCATTACCAATTTTGCCTTGCCTATCCCGGAAATGTCGACTTTGGTCGAGGTCAGCGTTGGGTATGCCAGTGATTTGCAGCAGGTGGAAAGGGTCATCCAGAGTGTGGCCAAAGAAGTGTTACAACGAACTCTGGGCGCGGTGATCGATTTTGATCCCTTCATTCGGTACCATACTTTTGGCGAGTCCGGCATTGGCTTGACCGTTATTTTGCGGATCCAAGGGTTTGAGGACCAGTACGCGGTTAAACACGAATTTATCAAGGCGCTGCACGCGCGCTTTCAGGCGGAAGGGATTGAGATTCCCTTTCCCCGGCGGGTGGTGCATTTGGAGCCGCAGCTTCGTTCGGCGGTTTTGGCTGGTGGGGTATAG
- the glgX gene encoding glycogen debranching protein GlgX, producing the protein MTTAPLSSVELRVYPGSSYPLGATWDGMGVNFALFSEYAEAVELCLFDSADDTVESRRVLLLEYSDHVWHGYFPDLRPGQLYGYRVYGPWNPLEGHRFNPNKLLLDPYAKSVVRLERWNDALFGYQIPDPHRSSTFADTDLLIDTRDSAPFAPLAAVVDDSFVWGDDKPLRTPWHKTIIYEAHVKGLTMRHPKVPEHLRGSYAALGSEPVIEHLLDLGVTAVELLPVHQHVDDHFLKIRGLSNYWGYNTLGYFAPELRYSSQKHNPEDPILEFKTMVRSLHAAGIEVILDVVYNHTCEGNHLGPTLSFKGIDNRSYYKQVEEEPRFYMDYTGCGNTLNVSHPRVIQLIMDSLRYWVLEMHVDGFRFDLAATLGRDVHYVDKLGSFFDVIHQDPVLCQTKLIAEPWDLGEGGYQVGNFPVLWTEWNGKYRDAARSFWKGDAGTLSEMATRIAGSSDLYSEKDPHASINFLTSHDGFTLHDLVSYNQKHNEANGEGNRDGDNHNHSWNCGVEGETDDLRINALRFQQKRNLMATLLLSLGVPMIAAGDELSRTQQGNNNAYCQDNAISWLNWELTEPEKNFYEFVKQLIRIRKENPVFQRRKFFIGLTSKAYNIKDVIWYNAQGLEMSEADWHDPQALWMGALLNGSAINELDEKGNPVSGSTFLLVLNASHKPVAFHLPRLNRGDAWIQLFDTATDSLPNGSGEREDDTLYCGGDTVYRLQARSLVLFRLKR; encoded by the coding sequence ATGACGACAGCGCCGTTGAGTTCGGTAGAATTGCGGGTCTATCCGGGGAGTTCATACCCCTTGGGGGCCACCTGGGATGGCATGGGGGTCAACTTTGCCCTGTTTTCCGAGTACGCCGAAGCGGTGGAGCTGTGCCTGTTTGACTCGGCGGATGATACCGTGGAGTCAAGGCGAGTCTTGCTGCTGGAGTATTCCGATCACGTCTGGCACGGCTACTTTCCGGATTTGAGACCGGGTCAATTGTACGGATACCGGGTGTATGGCCCCTGGAATCCTTTAGAGGGTCATCGATTTAACCCCAACAAACTGCTGCTGGACCCTTACGCCAAGTCGGTAGTGCGTCTGGAGCGCTGGAATGACGCCCTGTTCGGCTATCAAATCCCGGATCCGCACCGCAGTAGCACTTTTGCCGATACCGATCTGTTGATAGACACTCGGGATAGCGCCCCTTTTGCCCCGCTGGCCGCTGTGGTGGATGATTCCTTCGTGTGGGGAGACGATAAGCCCCTGCGTACCCCCTGGCACAAGACTATTATCTACGAGGCCCACGTCAAGGGCTTGACCATGCGCCATCCCAAAGTGCCGGAGCATTTGCGAGGCAGCTACGCCGCCCTGGGCAGTGAGCCGGTGATTGAGCATTTGCTGGATTTGGGGGTGACCGCGGTGGAGCTGTTGCCGGTGCATCAGCACGTGGACGATCACTTTCTGAAAATCCGAGGCCTTAGCAATTACTGGGGCTACAACACCCTGGGGTACTTTGCCCCGGAGCTGCGCTACAGTTCCCAGAAACATAACCCGGAAGACCCCATCCTGGAGTTCAAGACCATGGTGCGTTCCCTGCATGCGGCAGGCATTGAGGTCATTCTGGATGTTGTGTACAACCACACCTGCGAGGGGAACCATCTGGGGCCAACGCTCAGCTTTAAAGGCATTGACAATCGCAGTTATTACAAGCAGGTGGAGGAAGAGCCCCGCTTCTACATGGATTATACCGGTTGCGGCAACACGCTGAATGTCAGCCACCCTCGGGTGATCCAGCTGATTATGGACAGCCTGCGCTACTGGGTACTGGAAATGCACGTGGATGGCTTCCGCTTTGATTTGGCCGCCACGCTGGGCCGGGATGTGCATTATGTGGACAAGCTGGGCTCCTTTTTCGATGTCATTCATCAAGATCCGGTTCTGTGCCAGACCAAGCTGATTGCCGAGCCCTGGGATCTGGGGGAGGGGGGCTATCAGGTGGGGAATTTCCCCGTGCTTTGGACGGAATGGAACGGCAAATACCGCGACGCGGCCCGCTCCTTCTGGAAGGGCGATGCCGGGACCCTCAGTGAAATGGCCACCCGCATTGCGGGCAGTAGCGATTTGTACTCAGAGAAAGATCCGCATGCCAGCATTAATTTTCTGACTTCGCATGACGGGTTTACCCTGCACGATCTGGTCAGCTACAACCAGAAACATAACGAGGCCAACGGGGAAGGCAACCGGGACGGGGATAATCACAACCACAGCTGGAACTGTGGAGTGGAAGGGGAGACCGACGATTTGCGGATCAATGCCCTTCGGTTTCAGCAGAAGCGGAATTTAATGGCCACCCTGCTGCTCTCGTTGGGGGTGCCCATGATTGCGGCAGGCGATGAGCTGAGCCGCACCCAGCAAGGGAATAACAACGCCTATTGTCAGGACAACGCCATTAGTTGGCTGAACTGGGAGCTGACCGAGCCGGAAAAGAACTTTTATGAATTTGTGAAGCAGCTCATTCGCATTCGCAAGGAGAATCCCGTCTTTCAGCGCCGCAAGTTTTTTATCGGGCTGACTTCCAAGGCCTACAACATCAAGGATGTCATTTGGTACAACGCCCAGGGGCTGGAAATGTCGGAGGCGGACTGGCATGATCCCCAGGCATTGTGGATGGGAGCCTTGTTGAACGGTTCCGCCATCAATGAACTCGACGAAAAAGGCAATCCTGTTTCAGGCAGTACTTTTTTGCTAGTGCTGAACGCATCGCATAAGCCGGTGGCTTTTCACCTGCCACGGTTAAACCGGGGAGACGCCTGGATTCAGCTGTTTGATACGGCCACGGATTCATTGCCGAATGGCAGTGGGGAGCGAGAGGACGATACCCTATATTGCGGCGGAGACACGGTCTACAGGCTTCAGGCCCGCAGTCTGGTTTTATTCCGCTTGAAACGCTAG
- a CDS encoding MerR family transcriptional regulator, with protein sequence MTPLTTDDFPYTLSYVMELLGLEERELMSFVQTLGLSPRKDEKTGRVIFTHRDIEAIKKARELKKSGELTEGLAQPVSINKMVPGQNTAASAEEDTISPTGKSGYMSPMSGGSSQSLRNATSGKDNITVMVEAVSQVKEGILKDLSRLLDDKLSGLDEVVVELIRCKSENDSLKKKLDEAVRAKETLEYELSRFKPVQFGFFRKT encoded by the coding sequence ATGACGCCCCTGACGACCGACGACTTTCCTTACACCCTGAGCTATGTAATGGAACTTTTGGGGCTGGAGGAACGGGAACTGATGAGTTTCGTTCAAACTCTCGGCCTGAGTCCCAGAAAAGATGAGAAGACAGGCCGGGTCATCTTTACCCACCGGGACATTGAAGCCATCAAAAAGGCCAGAGAGCTTAAAAAATCCGGTGAACTGACCGAAGGGCTGGCACAGCCCGTGAGCATTAACAAAATGGTCCCGGGGCAAAACACGGCGGCCAGCGCAGAGGAAGATACTATTAGCCCCACTGGCAAGAGCGGGTACATGTCGCCCATGAGTGGCGGGAGCAGTCAATCGCTGCGAAACGCCACCAGCGGCAAGGACAACATCACCGTCATGGTGGAAGCGGTCAGCCAGGTGAAGGAAGGCATCCTCAAGGATTTATCCCGCCTGCTGGATGACAAGCTCTCCGGTCTGGATGAAGTGGTGGTGGAGTTAATCCGCTGCAAAAGCGAGAATGACAGCCTGAAAAAGAAGCTGGATGAAGCCGTTCGGGCCAAGGAAACACTGGAGTACGAGCTTTCCCGGTTCAAGCCGGTTCAGTTCGGCTTCTTCCGGAAAACGTAA
- the ftsH gene encoding ATP-dependent zinc metalloprotease FtsH — MKKKDQTIGISIMVILLLLALFITPMLKGEVLIPSQVTFNDFLDLVKSREIVRVEIRDNGATGYNAMAVKALESKAESQSVNWRTAPVGIGGEAGLEKASGSQEKPVTSKPAENRTAAPESLTSAESVKPQVGPSAVKAPSQPVQEQASRPAAAASEKPPVAVTPMTAVGAKNRPIQYQVILPESGAGVSLLVPTLQQYNVPFSFAKRENDSFWLTTLTTVFVPIIFLGILLMILRNAQGGGSQALSFGKSRAKMSMDSKVKVTFNDVAGIDEAKAELEEVVDFLKNGERYQKLGAKIPKGVLLVGSPGTGKTLLAKAVAGEAGVPFFSISGSDFVEMFVGVGASRVRDLFEQAKKHAPCIIFMDEIDAVGRQRGAGMGGGHDEREQTLNQLLVEMDGFDPHSGIIVLAATNRPDILDNALLRPGRFDRQVMIDRPDVQGREQILKVHAKGKPLASDVDLKLLAKRTPGFTGADLANLLNEGALLAARQNKEVIHQIDIENSIDKVLAGAEKKNKIMSEKDKELTAYHEVGHALVAVLTPDSDPLRKVTIIPRGMALGLTWTMPEDDKVHMSKKQILARIAVALGGRVAEEVVYQDVTTGASNDLEKVSSMARRIVTVYGMNEKLGPITYGKQNEHMFMGRDFGSERNYGEEVAALIDREVKTLVEDLYDQVRAMLIENRDVMDAIVKVLLEKETLDDVEFKAIMDDVVHARGNGSGQKGQPKLDPVDHEHEIPLVVQPD, encoded by the coding sequence ATGAAAAAGAAAGATCAAACTATCGGCATTAGCATTATGGTCATCCTGCTTTTGCTGGCGCTTTTTATAACGCCAATGCTCAAGGGAGAGGTTCTGATTCCGTCTCAGGTGACCTTCAACGATTTTCTTGACCTGGTGAAGTCCCGTGAAATTGTGCGGGTGGAAATTCGGGATAACGGGGCCACTGGCTATAATGCAATGGCCGTTAAGGCCCTGGAATCCAAGGCGGAGTCTCAATCTGTCAACTGGCGGACGGCCCCTGTGGGTATTGGCGGAGAAGCCGGGCTGGAAAAAGCCTCGGGATCGCAGGAAAAGCCTGTGACCTCCAAGCCTGCTGAAAACAGGACTGCCGCTCCGGAATCATTAACGTCTGCGGAGTCTGTCAAGCCTCAGGTTGGCCCGTCCGCTGTTAAAGCGCCGTCTCAGCCTGTGCAGGAGCAGGCGTCCCGGCCCGCTGCGGCTGCCTCGGAAAAACCGCCTGTGGCTGTGACCCCCATGACTGCGGTGGGCGCTAAAAACAGGCCAATTCAGTATCAGGTGATTTTGCCGGAAAGTGGCGCCGGGGTCAGCTTGCTGGTGCCGACTTTGCAGCAGTACAACGTACCTTTTTCCTTTGCCAAGCGGGAGAATGACAGTTTTTGGCTGACCACCCTGACCACCGTGTTTGTGCCCATTATTTTCCTGGGCATTTTGCTGATGATTCTGCGCAACGCTCAGGGCGGCGGCTCTCAGGCTCTGTCTTTCGGTAAAAGTCGTGCCAAAATGTCCATGGACAGCAAGGTCAAGGTCACCTTCAACGATGTGGCCGGTATTGATGAAGCCAAGGCCGAGCTGGAAGAAGTGGTCGATTTCCTCAAAAACGGGGAGCGTTACCAGAAGCTGGGGGCCAAGATTCCCAAGGGCGTGTTGCTGGTGGGTTCACCGGGCACCGGTAAAACCTTGCTGGCCAAAGCGGTGGCCGGGGAAGCCGGGGTGCCCTTTTTCAGCATTTCCGGTTCGGATTTTGTGGAAATGTTTGTGGGCGTGGGCGCCAGCCGGGTTCGGGATTTGTTCGAGCAGGCCAAGAAGCACGCCCCCTGTATCATCTTTATGGATGAAATCGATGCGGTGGGTCGTCAACGGGGCGCTGGCATGGGCGGTGGTCACGATGAGCGTGAGCAAACCCTGAACCAGTTGCTGGTGGAGATGGATGGGTTCGATCCGCATTCCGGCATTATTGTGCTGGCCGCCACCAACCGGCCCGATATTCTGGATAACGCGCTGTTGCGCCCGGGTCGTTTTGACCGGCAGGTCATGATCGATCGCCCGGATGTGCAGGGCCGTGAGCAGATTTTGAAAGTGCATGCCAAGGGCAAACCTCTGGCCAGCGATGTGGATCTCAAGCTGCTGGCCAAGCGCACGCCGGGCTTTACCGGGGCTGATTTGGCCAACCTGCTGAACGAAGGGGCCTTGCTGGCCGCTCGTCAGAACAAGGAAGTCATTCACCAGATTGATATCGAGAACTCCATTGACAAGGTACTGGCCGGTGCCGAGAAGAAGAACAAGATCATGTCCGAGAAGGACAAGGAGTTGACCGCCTATCACGAAGTGGGTCACGCATTGGTGGCCGTACTTACGCCGGATAGCGACCCCTTGCGCAAGGTCACCATTATTCCTCGGGGGATGGCGTTGGGCTTGACCTGGACCATGCCTGAGGATGACAAGGTACACATGTCTAAAAAGCAGATTTTGGCCCGCATTGCGGTGGCCCTGGGTGGCCGGGTGGCTGAAGAGGTGGTGTACCAGGATGTCACCACCGGGGCCAGCAACGATCTGGAGAAAGTCAGCTCCATGGCCCGTCGCATTGTGACCGTCTATGGGATGAACGAAAAATTGGGCCCCATTACATACGGTAAGCAGAACGAGCATATGTTCATGGGTCGGGATTTCGGCAGCGAGCGGAACTACGGTGAAGAAGTGGCCGCCTTGATTGATCGGGAAGTGAAAACCCTGGTTGAAGACCTCTACGATCAGGTGCGAGCGATGCTGATTGAGAACCGGGATGTCATGGACGCCATCGTCAAGGTGCTGTTGGAAAAAGAAACCCTGGATGATGTTGAGTTCAAGGCCATTATGGATGATGTGGTTCACGCCCGAGGCAATGGGAGCGGCCAGAAAGGCCAGCCCAAGCTGGACCCGGTGGATCATGAGCATGAGATTCCGTTGGTGGTTCAGCCGGATTAA